A DNA window from Helianthus annuus cultivar XRQ/B chromosome 15, HanXRQr2.0-SUNRISE, whole genome shotgun sequence contains the following coding sequences:
- the LOC110910646 gene encoding serine racemase, which produces MNIYNIDGTSVIKQYANLTPAMRSTALYSLTGKTLSSKCECFKKSGGSKFRGTSKSVFSVTHSSGNHVAALALAANLQRIPAYVVHYHIVTLIIPISGGGLISGVVVGAKSRNPAIRVLGAEPKGADDAAQSKAYGRLITLSHTNTIADGLRASLGDITWPIVRDLVDDIITVDDEEILEAMRYNYEVLKVAVEPSAAIGLAAVLSDNSKKNSRWNCSQNIGIVISGGGNVDLGALWESLSRITRT; this is translated from the exons ATGAATATATACAATATTGATGGCACAAGCGTAATCAAGCAGTATGCTAATTTAACTCCGGCCATGCGTTCAACGGCCTTATATTCACTTACAGGAAAAACATTATCTTCTAAATGTGAATGCTTCAAGAAGAG TGGCGGTTCTAAATTCAGGGGCACATCAAAGAGTGTCTTTTCAGTTACTCACAGCAG tGGTAATCATGTTGCGGCACTAGCTTTAGCTGCAAATCTTCAAAGAATTCCAGCATATGTGGTTCACTACCACATTGTCACTCTAATAATTCCAATAAGTG GTGGTGGTTTAATTTCTGGGGTGGTTGTTGGAGCCAAGTCAAGGAATCCAGCCATACGGGTCTTGGGTGCTGAGCCAAAAGGAGCCGATGATGCAGCACAATCAAAAGCATATGGTAGACTTATAACCTTGAGTCACACCAACACAATTGCTGATGGCCTTCGAGCTTCCCTGGGAGATATCACTTG GCCAATTGTACGTGATTTGGTTGATGACATCATCACAGTGGACGATGAAGAGATTCTAGAAGCAATGAGATACAACTATGAGGTACTTAAGGTGGCAGTTGAACCAAGTGCTGCAATAGGACTTGCTGCTGTACTCTCCGATAACTCCAAGAAAAATTCTCGCTGGAATTGCTCTCAAAACATTGGGATTGTAATTTCAGGGGGGGGGAATGTGGATTTAGGTGCTCTATGGGAATCGCTTTCACGGATTACCAGGACGTAA